One Actinomycetota bacterium genomic window carries:
- a CDS encoding S-layer homology domain-containing protein: protein MHKRKTKIALCILVTCLLFITSAISSYAQSWSASINTSQNSSRSRNPSLAMDSSNGIIHMVWTDNISGNDEIYHRKFDGNSWNSQVNISNTSGSSDEPSIAVDSSRNVHVVWMDYLVDNYEICYAKFDGTSWSSPRNISNTSAISCSPSIAIDAGGNVHVVWDESNDVYYTRFDGTSWSTPVKISTLHRPAEGAKPTIAADKNGNVHVVYRRDFLVQLDPPVYNYEICYTRFDGTSWSTPEDISYTTNTEPSRKPTIAADKNGNVHVVWEKAVISTNYEVYYRKFNGTSWEPLSNLSGSPAFSYNPSITTDKGGNAHVVWHEATALTNREIYYKKFDGTSWSSVVNLSNNSGRSENPSIVADAGANPHVVWQDSTPGNWDIYYTRLNVLDSPSGGEKWIGGSTHAVTWTISGGTAPYTINLYYSTNGGLTYPNTITTNITQSSIGGGSFSWILPLINSSTVCVKIVVTDADGDSWSDTSDANFTIDSTPPSTPVVTDDGDYTSTADRLHASWTSSDPQSGIMEYQYAIGTSPGATDVVLWTSVGSSTSVTRTGLNLGRGRTYYFAVKAKNGVGLWSTPGVSDGIMIIFPDVPPGFWAFNEIMSMASQGIISGYADGYFRPANPVTRSQFTKMLVNSLGIPLNTQY, encoded by the coding sequence ATGCACAAGAGAAAAACCAAGATAGCGCTATGTATTCTTGTAACTTGTCTTCTCTTTATCACCTCAGCGATTTCCTCCTATGCCCAAAGCTGGAGTGCATCCATCAATACCTCTCAGAATTCAAGTCGGTCTCGCAACCCCAGTCTCGCTATGGATTCCTCCAATGGTATCATTCACATGGTCTGGACGGACAATATCTCCGGCAATGATGAAATCTATCATCGAAAATTCGATGGTAACTCTTGGAACTCTCAGGTGAATATCTCCAATACTTCCGGCTCATCGGATGAACCCTCAATCGCCGTTGACTCCTCAAGGAATGTCCACGTGGTCTGGATGGATTATTTGGTGGATAACTACGAAATCTGCTATGCGAAATTCGACGGCACCTCCTGGAGCTCTCCCCGAAATATATCAAATACTTCTGCTATCTCTTGCTCTCCATCAATAGCCATTGACGCAGGTGGAAACGTGCACGTGGTCTGGGACGAGAGTAACGATGTTTACTACACCAGATTCGACGGCACCTCCTGGAGCACCCCAGTCAAAATATCGACTCTTCATAGACCAGCAGAGGGTGCCAAACCTACCATAGCTGCGGATAAAAATGGCAACGTCCACGTTGTATACAGGCGGGACTTCCTCGTTCAGTTGGATCCCCCCGTATATAACTACGAAATCTGCTACACCAGATTCGACGGCACCTCCTGGAGCACCCCAGAAGATATATCTTATACAACCAACACCGAACCCTCGAGGAAACCTACCATAGCTGCGGATAAAAATGGCAACGTCCACGTCGTTTGGGAGAAGGCGGTCATATCAACCAACTATGAGGTATATTACAGGAAGTTCAATGGTACTTCGTGGGAACCTCTCTCCAACCTATCCGGTTCCCCGGCTTTTTCCTATAATCCCTCAATAACTACGGATAAAGGTGGCAATGCCCACGTGGTCTGGCATGAAGCAACTGCGCTGACTAATCGTGAGATATACTACAAGAAATTCGACGGCACCTCCTGGAGCTCCGTTGTAAATTTATCGAATAATTCTGGAAGATCTGAAAATCCCTCCATAGTGGCGGATGCGGGTGCCAATCCCCATGTAGTGTGGCAGGATAGCACCCCTGGAAACTGGGATATTTACTATACCAGGTTGAATGTCCTTGATTCTCCCAGCGGTGGTGAAAAATGGATTGGTGGAAGTACTCACGCCGTTACCTGGACCATATCAGGGGGAACGGCACCATACACCATTAATTTATATTACTCCACCAATGGAGGCTTAACCTATCCGAATACCATAACTACGAACATAACACAATCGAGCATCGGTGGAGGCAGTTTCAGTTGGATCTTGCCTTTGATCAATTCCTCTACGGTCTGTGTCAAGATCGTGGTCACCGATGCGGATGGTGATTCCTGGTCCGATACGAGCGATGCCAACTTCACCATAGATTCAACGCCTCCGAGCACCCCAGTTGTAACCGACGACGGCGACTATACAAGCACTGCTGATCGACTTCACGCGAGTTGGACATCCTCCGATCCGCAAAGCGGTATAATGGAATACCAGTATGCAATAGGCACATCACCTGGGGCTACCGATGTTGTTCTCTGGACCTCTGTGGGTTCTTCGACCAGTGTCACCAGAACTGGTCTCAACCTGGGGAGGGGTAGGACTTATTACTTCGCGGTAAAGGCAAAGAATGGAGTTGGACTCTGGAGTACACCTGGAGTAAGCGATGGAATCATGATAATATTTCCCGATGTTCCCCCGGGTTTTTGGGCTTTCAATGAAATCATGTCCATGGCCAGCCAAGGGATAATCTCAGGTTACGCCGATGGCTACTTCCGCCCGGCGAATCCCGTCACCAGGTCCCAGTTCACCAAGATGCTCGTGAACTCCCTGGGAATCCCCCTAAACACCCAGTAC
- a CDS encoding S-layer homology domain-containing protein has product ATNTRYQGYFPDVPPNHWAWDYIETARDRGIVKGYADGLFRPEAWVRRDQTAVMIYRAIFGPSGDVGWVREIIDLTPYCGGLATLDWRWHTDGEGVGEGMYIDDILVTGVPKP; this is encoded by the coding sequence TAGCCACAAACACTCGATACCAAGGATACTTTCCCGATGTTCCACCAAACCACTGGGCTTGGGATTACATAGAGACCGCCAGGGACCGAGGCATCGTAAAAGGCTATGCCGATGGTCTGTTCAGACCCGAGGCATGGGTGAGGAGGGACCAAACGGCGGTGATGATTTACAGAGCCATATTTGGTCCTTCAGGCGATGTTGGCTGGGTTAGAGAAATCATCGACTTAACTCCCTATTGTGGTGGTTTAGCGACGCTGGACTGGCGCTGGCACACCGATGGTGAAGGCGTAGGTGAAGGTATGTACATCGATGACATCCTAGTTACCGGTGTTCCCAAACCATAA
- a CDS encoding S-layer homology domain-containing protein: protein MLKRIAAFAITISILLMLLPGSAGAAPYEYTFYITPNCGIPGDYNSAYQKLVDMKTRLGTGQYYARTGFMACCYYMGETKGRASDFEFDPSHLEYILKLAKDINFPVVICFNGGPWADLANPDRDIISYLEQDPMHCQWRDSGIVPEDDGTGLKRLLTYNNWGSRAEARKGYRKRNLQAAARVVTQFYRENPDILIAVTIDPEIFMSPFFITDYNPDTIAEFRQFERDERFKGNLNAFNQAMGTNFNSWDEVVPPRGNPLVGNPLWEEWTNFRIGLVYLEVQREVDWIREAGLPASKIFTHQTVRTDNTYWMRYILCSTLDTAHVNEGSLGITTLQNVCFDEALFAAARGLSPNWGIFEFNPSLESGPDYNRCLSALKVAYKHGAHIIAPYTWDGEGREPFYNIKDTAFERAIRDFIDNLSTRFRDVPRDFWAYNEIESIAQQGIISGYADGYFRPADPVFRSQFTKMLVNSLGLPLNTQYKGYFTDVPSNHWGWQYIETAYERGIVKGYGDGRFGPEDMATRAQLAKILVLGLGISLNTQYRGYFPDVPSSHWAWQYIETAKDYRIIQGYLDGRFKPEEIVRRDQTAVMISRAKSAP, encoded by the coding sequence ATGTTGAAAAGAATAGCTGCTTTTGCAATCACAATTTCAATCTTGTTGATGCTACTTCCGGGGTCCGCTGGAGCTGCGCCTTACGAGTACACTTTCTACATCACGCCCAACTGTGGTATCCCTGGAGACTATAACTCAGCCTATCAAAAGCTCGTGGATATGAAGACGAGGCTTGGGACAGGACAGTACTATGCCAGAACCGGTTTTATGGCTTGCTGCTATTACATGGGTGAGACCAAGGGAAGAGCGAGTGACTTCGAATTTGATCCCTCGCACTTGGAATATATCCTGAAGTTGGCGAAGGACATAAATTTTCCCGTGGTCATCTGCTTCAATGGTGGACCATGGGCTGACCTTGCGAATCCAGATCGCGATATCATCTCTTATTTAGAGCAAGATCCAATGCATTGCCAATGGAGGGATAGTGGTATCGTTCCCGAAGACGATGGAACGGGACTCAAGCGCTTATTAACCTATAATAACTGGGGTTCCCGAGCGGAGGCGAGGAAAGGTTACAGAAAGAGAAACCTTCAGGCTGCAGCTAGAGTGGTTACCCAATTTTACCGGGAGAATCCCGATATTTTAATCGCTGTTACTATAGACCCCGAGATTTTCATGAGTCCCTTCTTCATCACCGATTATAATCCAGATACGATAGCCGAATTTAGGCAATTTGAGAGAGATGAGCGCTTCAAGGGCAATCTGAATGCATTCAATCAGGCTATGGGAACCAATTTTAACAGCTGGGATGAGGTTGTCCCACCAAGAGGAAACCCTTTGGTGGGAAATCCTCTTTGGGAGGAATGGACCAATTTCAGGATTGGGCTCGTGTATCTTGAAGTACAAAGAGAAGTTGATTGGATAAGGGAAGCTGGTCTCCCCGCCTCAAAGATATTCACCCATCAGACCGTGCGCACCGACAATACTTACTGGATGCGCTACATTTTGTGCAGTACTCTGGATACAGCCCATGTTAATGAAGGATCGTTGGGAATCACTACCCTCCAAAATGTGTGCTTTGACGAAGCTCTATTTGCCGCTGCTCGAGGCTTGAGTCCAAACTGGGGCATCTTTGAATTTAACCCGAGTCTGGAGAGTGGACCGGATTACAATCGATGCCTGAGTGCTCTAAAGGTGGCATATAAGCATGGTGCTCACATAATAGCTCCTTATACGTGGGATGGAGAGGGGAGGGAGCCCTTTTATAACATCAAAGACACAGCCTTTGAGAGAGCTATCAGGGATTTCATAGATAATCTCAGTACGCGTTTCCGTGATGTCCCGAGGGATTTTTGGGCATATAACGAAATCGAAAGTATAGCCCAGCAGGGGATAATCTCAGGTTACGCTGATGGCTACTTCCGCCCGGCGGATCCCGTGTTCAGATCCCAGTTCACCAAGATGCTCGTGAACTCCCTGGGACTCCCCCTAAACACCCAGTACAAGGGATACTTCACCGATGTTCCTTCAAACCACTGGGGGTGGCAATACATCGAGACGGCCTATGAAAGGGGCATCGTCAAGGGCTACGGCGATGGAAGATTCGGTCCCGAGGATATGGCAACCAGGGCCCAGCTTGCCAAGATACTCGTTTTGGGACTCGGAATATCTCTGAACACCCAGTACAGGGGGTACTTCCCCGATGTCCCATCAAGCCACTGGGCGTGGCAGTACATCGAGACCGCCAAGGATTATAGGATAATACAAGGCTACCTCGATGGAAGGTTTAAACCCGAAGAGATTGTGAGGAGAGATCAGACGGCGGTGATGATCTCCAGAGCCAAATCAGCACCCTAA
- a CDS encoding LCP family protein codes for MEEDFLPLAKSKSKLSPVIKILLLLFAIFLVLAACGYAYVKYVEGRLHKDGELARAQKVMSEPLPNEPINILLLGSDSSRGERARADAIILLRLDPPRKKAVLISIPRDMRVKIPGRGHKKINAANAYGGPRLVILTVEDFTGYPIHHFVGTDFEGFKKMVDALGGIEIYVDEPIIDKSRKYAMHIPAGYHKFDGETALNYVRYRHGDPKGDLGRIERQQKFLEAFMDKALRLKHVLKMPTLVNIFADNSRTDLTISEMIQLATFLKSLKKKDVEMVTLPGTPKTIKGVSYIIPDEERIEKILYHVKKGLSLKEFKEGKDYAH; via the coding sequence ATGGAAGAGGATTTTTTACCTCTGGCCAAAAGTAAATCCAAGTTATCGCCGGTCATAAAGATTTTATTACTTCTTTTTGCCATCTTTCTTGTGCTCGCCGCTTGTGGCTACGCTTACGTGAAATACGTGGAAGGCCGACTCCACAAGGATGGGGAACTTGCCCGTGCCCAGAAAGTTATGTCGGAGCCTCTCCCAAACGAACCCATCAATATTTTGCTCCTGGGCAGCGATTCTTCTCGAGGGGAGAGAGCTCGGGCTGATGCCATTATCTTATTGCGTCTCGATCCACCGAGGAAGAAAGCTGTTTTGATCTCCATCCCTCGGGATATGCGAGTCAAAATACCCGGTAGAGGTCATAAGAAGATCAACGCCGCTAATGCCTATGGTGGTCCCAGGCTCGTGATCTTAACAGTAGAGGATTTCACGGGATATCCCATCCATCACTTCGTGGGGACGGATTTTGAAGGTTTTAAGAAAATGGTTGATGCTCTTGGGGGAATCGAGATATATGTGGACGAGCCCATAATAGATAAATCACGAAAGTATGCCATGCATATTCCCGCAGGTTATCATAAATTCGATGGTGAAACCGCCCTTAACTATGTACGATACAGACATGGTGATCCCAAGGGCGATTTGGGACGAATCGAACGCCAGCAGAAGTTCCTCGAAGCTTTCATGGATAAAGCTTTGAGGCTAAAACATGTTTTAAAGATGCCCACCCTTGTGAATATATTCGCGGATAATAGCCGAACCGATTTAACTATATCGGAGATGATTCAACTTGCCACCTTCCTCAAATCCCTTAAGAAAAAGGATGTGGAGATGGTTACTCTACCCGGAACACCCAAGACAATCAAGGGGGTAAGCTACATCATCCCGGACGAGGAAAGAATTGAAAAAATATTATATCATGTGAAGAAAGGACTCTCCCTCAAGGAATTTAAAGAGGGTAAAGATTATGCACATTAA
- a CDS encoding glucose-1-phosphate thymidylyltransferase produces MKALILAGGEGTRLRPITHTSAKQLIPVANKPVLFYAIEAIKEAGIEDIGIIVGYTKDEIKAAVRDGSDWGVKVTYIEQEAPLGLAHAVKIAQSYLGEKPFVMFLGDNIIKEGITPLVKEFVRKKPNAQILLARVKDPQRFGVAELRDGKVVRLIEKPKEPPSDLALVGVYMFDKHVFEAVNNIKPSWRNEFEITDAIQYLIDHGYNVQPHIINGWWKDTGKLEDLLEANRLLLEDIKSKCKGFVDSTSRLIGKVIIEEGAEVLNSTIRGPAVIGADSKIVNSFIGPFTSIYYQVTIMNSEIEHSIVLEKSVISDIARIEDSLIGKNVEVSKSPLKPKAYRLMLGDSSKVGVL; encoded by the coding sequence ATGAAGGCTCTTATATTAGCTGGTGGAGAAGGAACACGTCTCCGACCCATAACCCATACCAGCGCTAAGCAACTCATACCCGTAGCTAACAAGCCCGTCCTTTTCTATGCCATTGAGGCGATAAAGGAGGCTGGAATCGAGGATATTGGTATCATCGTGGGATATACGAAGGATGAGATAAAGGCAGCGGTCAGGGATGGAAGCGATTGGGGAGTCAAAGTAACATATATAGAGCAAGAGGCACCGTTGGGTTTGGCTCACGCGGTGAAAATAGCCCAGTCCTATCTCGGTGAGAAGCCCTTTGTCATGTTTCTAGGGGATAACATAATCAAAGAGGGAATAACCCCTCTGGTAAAGGAGTTCGTGAGGAAAAAACCGAATGCCCAAATCCTCCTTGCCAGGGTGAAGGATCCTCAACGTTTCGGGGTCGCTGAACTGAGGGATGGAAAGGTTGTACGTCTAATCGAGAAACCAAAGGAGCCACCGAGCGATCTCGCCTTAGTCGGTGTTTATATGTTCGATAAACATGTTTTCGAAGCGGTGAATAATATCAAACCTTCCTGGCGAAATGAATTTGAGATCACCGATGCCATCCAATATCTAATAGATCATGGATACAATGTGCAACCTCATATCATCAACGGCTGGTGGAAGGATACGGGGAAGCTGGAGGATCTTCTGGAGGCAAACCGGTTACTCCTCGAAGATATCAAGAGCAAATGTAAAGGATTTGTGGATAGTACTTCCCGGCTAATAGGTAAGGTGATAATCGAAGAGGGGGCAGAGGTTCTAAACAGCACGATCAGGGGTCCAGCGGTAATAGGTGCGGATAGTAAGATCGTTAATTCCTTTATTGGTCCCTTCACTTCCATTTATTATCAAGTAACCATCATGAATAGTGAGATCGAACACAGCATAGTCTTGGAGAAGAGCGTGATTTCCGATATCGCCAGGATAGAGGATAGCCTAATCGGGAAGAACGTGGAGGTTTCCAAGTCTCCCTTAAAGCCCAAGGCTTATAGGTTGATGCTCGGCGATAGCAGCAAGGTTGGAGTACTTTAA
- a CDS encoding dTDP-4-dehydrorhamnose 3,5-epimerase family protein: MIKGVQIKKLRLIPDDRGFLMEMLRCDDPLFERFGQVYITGCKRTVAKAWHYHKQQTDHFVCVSGKALVALCDLREKSPTYKQVDEFILEAPPCEKNEPILLKIPPYVAHGFTAFDCEETRIVNVPTLPYRYDDPDEYRFPWNSEEIPYKWPSYVTRGG, encoded by the coding sequence ATGATCAAGGGTGTGCAGATCAAAAAATTGCGGCTAATCCCCGATGATCGGGGATTTTTGATGGAGATGTTGAGGTGCGATGATCCCCTCTTCGAAAGATTCGGTCAGGTTTACATCACTGGATGCAAAAGGACTGTGGCCAAAGCCTGGCATTACCACAAACAGCAGACGGATCACTTCGTCTGCGTCTCCGGCAAAGCTTTGGTGGCTCTCTGCGACCTCAGAGAGAAATCTCCCACCTATAAGCAGGTTGATGAGTTCATTCTAGAGGCTCCTCCCTGTGAGAAAAATGAGCCAATTCTACTTAAGATTCCCCCCTACGTAGCTCATGGATTCACGGCTTTTGATTGCGAGGAGACTCGCATTGTGAATGTGCCCACACTTCCCTATAGATACGATGATCCGGATGAGTATCGCTTTCCATGGAATAGCGAGGAAATCCCGTATAAGTGGCCCTCATATGTAACCAGAGGAGGCTGA
- the rfbB gene encoding dTDP-glucose 4,6-dehydratase, protein MKLLITGGMGFIGSNFIRYLINKYPDYRIINLDIMSYAANPDNLRDIEGNPRYKFVKGDICDPQIVDELAKDVDVIINFAAQSHVDRSILGPESFIKTDIYGTYVLLEAAKKYGHERYVQIGTDECYGSIEKGSFKESDPLNPSSPYAASKGAADLLVHSYWVTFGLPILITRSSNNFGPYQYPEKLIPLFITNALEDEPLPLYGDGRNVRDWIYVIDNCEGIDFVLHKGKEGEIYNIAGGNERTNWEITEIILRELGKPKNLIKFVKDRPGHDRRYSLNCQKIHQLGWRPRHNFEDAMRETIRWYVDNRWWWERIKSGEFKEYYRKMYHGR, encoded by the coding sequence ATGAAATTATTAATAACGGGAGGAATGGGTTTCATAGGCAGCAATTTCATCCGCTATTTGATTAACAAGTACCCAGATTATCGGATTATTAATCTTGACATTATGAGTTATGCTGCTAACCCCGACAATTTGCGGGATATTGAAGGAAACCCCAGATATAAATTTGTCAAAGGCGATATCTGCGATCCTCAAATCGTTGATGAATTGGCAAAGGATGTCGATGTCATCATTAACTTCGCCGCTCAGTCTCACGTTGATCGGTCGATTTTGGGACCCGAGAGTTTCATCAAAACCGATATTTACGGCACCTATGTGCTCCTCGAGGCTGCCAAAAAATATGGGCATGAAAGGTATGTTCAGATCGGTACAGACGAATGTTATGGCTCCATCGAGAAAGGATCGTTTAAGGAAAGCGATCCGTTGAATCCCTCGAGTCCCTATGCTGCCTCAAAGGGTGCTGCTGACCTTCTGGTTCATTCCTACTGGGTCACCTTTGGACTCCCGATTTTAATCACCAGAAGCAGCAACAATTTTGGTCCCTATCAATATCCCGAGAAACTAATCCCTCTGTTCATCACCAATGCTTTAGAGGATGAGCCCCTTCCGTTGTATGGTGATGGAAGGAACGTAAGGGATTGGATATACGTAATTGACAATTGTGAAGGCATCGATTTTGTCCTGCATAAAGGTAAAGAGGGAGAGATTTATAATATCGCCGGGGGGAATGAAAGGACCAATTGGGAGATCACCGAGATCATCTTAAGAGAGTTAGGTAAACCCAAGAATCTAATCAAATTCGTCAAAGATAGACCCGGTCACGACAGGCGGTACTCTTTGAATTGCCAAAAAATCCATCAACTGGGCTGGAGACCTCGCCACAATTTTGAGGATGCCATGAGGGAAACCATAAGGTGGTATGTTGATAATCGCTGGTGGTGGGAGAGGATAAAGTCCGGTGAATTCAAGGAATATTACCGGAAAATGTACCATGGTCGATAG